Proteins from a genomic interval of Marmota flaviventris isolate mMarFla1 chromosome 8, mMarFla1.hap1, whole genome shotgun sequence:
- the Cdv3 gene encoding protein CDV3 homolog isoform X2, with product MAETEERSLDNFFAKRDKKKKKERSSRAASAAGAAGNAGGSSGTAGGGPGAGTRPGDGGTAGTGSRPGDGGTAGTGATGPGAATKAVTKDEDEWKEFEQKEVDYSGLRVQAMQISEKEEDDNEKREDPGDNWEEGGGGGGIEKSSGPWNKTAPVQAPPTPVVVTETPEPAMTSGVYRPPGARLTTTRKTPQGPPEIYSDTQFPSLQSTAKHVESRNRYLK from the exons ATGGCCGAGACGGAGGAGCGGAGCCTAGACAACTTCTTTGCTAAGAGggataagaagaagaagaaggagcgGAGCAGTCGGGCGGCGAGCGCCGCAGGCGCGGCGGGCAACGCGGGCGGGAGCAGCGGAACGGCGGGCGGCGGGCCGGGCGCGGGGACCAGGCCGGGCGACGGCGGGACGGCAGGCACAGGGTCCCGGCCGGGCGATGGAGGGACCGCAGGCACGGGGGCCACGGGCCCCGGGGCCGCCACCAAGGCCGTGACGAAG GATGAAGATGAATGGAAAGAATTTGAGCAGAAAGAGGTTGATTACAGCGGACTCAGAGTTCAGGCAATGCAGATAAG tgaaaaagaagaagatgacaatgaaaagagagaagatcCAGGTGATAactgggaagaaggaggaggtggtggaggtaTAGAAAAATCTTCAGGTCCCTGGAATAAAACAGCTCCGGTACAAGCGCCTCCTACTCCAGTAGTTG TTACAGAAACCCCAGAACCAGCAATGACTAGTGGTGTGTATAGGCCTCCTGGGGCCAGGCTAACCACAACAAGGAAAACACCACAAGGACCACCAGAAATATACAGCGACACACAGTTCCCATCCCTGCAGTCCACTGCCAAGCATGTAGAAAGCCGAAA CAGGTACTTAAAATGA
- the Cdv3 gene encoding protein CDV3 homolog isoform X3, with protein MAETEERSLDNFFAKRDKKKKKERSSRAASAAGAAGNAGGSSGTAGGGPGAGTRPGDGGTAGTGSRPGDGGTAGTGATGPGAATKAVTKDEDEWKEFEQKEVDYSGLRVQAMQISEKEEDDNEKREDPGDNWEEGGGGGGIEKSSGPWNKTAPVQAPPTPVVVTETPEPAMTSGVYRPPGARLTTTRKTPQGPPEIYSDTQFPSLQSTAKHVESRKYLK; from the exons ATGGCCGAGACGGAGGAGCGGAGCCTAGACAACTTCTTTGCTAAGAGggataagaagaagaagaaggagcgGAGCAGTCGGGCGGCGAGCGCCGCAGGCGCGGCGGGCAACGCGGGCGGGAGCAGCGGAACGGCGGGCGGCGGGCCGGGCGCGGGGACCAGGCCGGGCGACGGCGGGACGGCAGGCACAGGGTCCCGGCCGGGCGATGGAGGGACCGCAGGCACGGGGGCCACGGGCCCCGGGGCCGCCACCAAGGCCGTGACGAAG GATGAAGATGAATGGAAAGAATTTGAGCAGAAAGAGGTTGATTACAGCGGACTCAGAGTTCAGGCAATGCAGATAAG tgaaaaagaagaagatgacaatgaaaagagagaagatcCAGGTGATAactgggaagaaggaggaggtggtggaggtaTAGAAAAATCTTCAGGTCCCTGGAATAAAACAGCTCCGGTACAAGCGCCTCCTACTCCAGTAGTTG TTACAGAAACCCCAGAACCAGCAATGACTAGTGGTGTGTATAGGCCTCCTGGGGCCAGGCTAACCACAACAAGGAAAACACCACAAGGACCACCAGAAATATACAGCGACACACAGTTCCCATCCCTGCAGTCCACTGCCAAGCATGTAGAAAGCCGAAA GTACTTAAAATGA
- the Cdv3 gene encoding protein CDV3 homolog isoform X4 has protein sequence MAETEERSLDNFFAKRDKKKKKERSSRAASAAGAAGNAGGSSGTAGGGPGAGTRPGDGGTAGTGSRPGDGGTAGTGATGPGAATKAVTKDEDEWKEFEQKEVDYSGLRVQAMQISEKEEDDNEKREDPGDNWEEGGGGGGIEKSSGPWNKTAPVQAPPTPVVVTETPEPAMTSGVYRPPGARLTTTRKTPQGPPEIYSDTQFPSLQSTAKHVESRKY, from the exons ATGGCCGAGACGGAGGAGCGGAGCCTAGACAACTTCTTTGCTAAGAGggataagaagaagaagaaggagcgGAGCAGTCGGGCGGCGAGCGCCGCAGGCGCGGCGGGCAACGCGGGCGGGAGCAGCGGAACGGCGGGCGGCGGGCCGGGCGCGGGGACCAGGCCGGGCGACGGCGGGACGGCAGGCACAGGGTCCCGGCCGGGCGATGGAGGGACCGCAGGCACGGGGGCCACGGGCCCCGGGGCCGCCACCAAGGCCGTGACGAAG GATGAAGATGAATGGAAAGAATTTGAGCAGAAAGAGGTTGATTACAGCGGACTCAGAGTTCAGGCAATGCAGATAAG tgaaaaagaagaagatgacaatgaaaagagagaagatcCAGGTGATAactgggaagaaggaggaggtggtggaggtaTAGAAAAATCTTCAGGTCCCTGGAATAAAACAGCTCCGGTACAAGCGCCTCCTACTCCAGTAGTTG TTACAGAAACCCCAGAACCAGCAATGACTAGTGGTGTGTATAGGCCTCCTGGGGCCAGGCTAACCACAACAAGGAAAACACCACAAGGACCACCAGAAATATACAGCGACACACAGTTCCCATCCCTGCAGTCCACTGCCAAGCATGTAGAAAGCCGAAA